The stretch of DNA AGGTGAGCGAGCACATCCTGCCCCACCACATGGTCTACATTCTCATCGGCCACAAGAGCGACCTCAACAAGGACCGCAAGGTGAGCCGGGATGAGGCCGAGCAGCTTGCCGCCGATCTGGGAATCCGCTACATCGAGACGTCGGCTAAGTGCAACAGCAATGTGGACCGGGCATTCGAGCTGCTGACCAGAGATATCTTCGAGCTGATGAAGATGGGGGAGATCGTTACCCGTGATGGCTGGGATGGCGTTAAAAGTGGCCTCACTGCAAAGGTCCTCTACCCGggtgatgatgaagaggaactTGCGACTGCTTCCCCCGAGAAGGGCTGCCACTGCTAACTGTTGATACTTTGTGTTCATAAACTGTCCCATCGCACTGAGATCTCACTTTGTCTTGCGGCCATCCATAGAAACCAGACCACTCCTGGTCAGCACCCTGTGATGTAGCCACTGTTCCTTCCTTACTTTGTGACTTGTGCCCTTGTCTTTGTTTGGGTCACTCTAAGAGCTGAAATTATTGCAAGGAAATGTGCATTCCAGTCTTATTGGC from Xiphophorus maculatus strain JP 163 A chromosome 13, X_maculatus-5.0-male, whole genome shotgun sequence encodes:
- the LOC102220727 gene encoding ras-related protein Rab-39B-like, with product MDTLWQYQFRIILLGDSTVGKSSLLKRFTDGIYSDVADPTVGVDFYARSLDIEPGVKIKLQLWDTAGQERFRSITTSYYRNSVGGLLVFDLTNRKTFDHVREWHKEVSEHILPHHMVYILIGHKSDLNKDRKVSRDEAEQLAADLGIRYIETSAKCNSNVDRAFELLTRDIFELMKMGEIVTRDGWDGVKSGLTAKVLYPGDDEEELATASPEKGCHC